In the genome of Streptomyces collinus, one region contains:
- a CDS encoding helix-turn-helix domain-containing protein, with protein MGQRKDIDGSTGVPTFYGSELRWKREEAGLTLQQLVEGSFYGPSHLSEIERGTRRMPTELAEHVDRVLGTDGFFRRRCEDVRRAKRRGHASYFERVLEAERHAETIEGWCPTLVPGLLQTEAYARAVTRSAHPLAPDEDVEEKVTARLARARLFEDDHKTPEYWVILPESLLRQPILPPERNAEQWGRIADLARRRRIVPQILPWNCGAYPLMLGSAMVMTFPDAPPLVYTEAQYSGDTIDDPALVRQYRKAYDRLRAAALPPEASLALIEQAAEDDRNGKSRD; from the coding sequence ATGGGTCAGCGCAAGGACATCGACGGTTCGACGGGCGTCCCGACCTTCTACGGCAGCGAGTTGCGCTGGAAGCGGGAGGAGGCGGGCCTGACCCTCCAGCAACTCGTCGAGGGCAGTTTCTACGGCCCGAGCCACCTCAGCGAGATCGAGCGGGGGACGCGCCGGATGCCGACGGAACTCGCCGAGCACGTGGACAGGGTGCTGGGCACGGACGGCTTCTTCAGGCGGCGGTGCGAGGACGTACGACGGGCGAAACGGCGGGGGCACGCGAGCTACTTCGAGCGGGTGCTGGAGGCGGAGCGGCACGCGGAGACCATCGAGGGGTGGTGCCCGACGCTGGTGCCGGGGTTGTTGCAGACGGAGGCGTATGCGCGGGCGGTCACCCGCTCCGCACATCCCCTGGCACCGGACGAGGATGTGGAGGAGAAGGTGACCGCCAGGCTGGCGCGGGCCCGGCTGTTCGAGGACGACCACAAGACCCCGGAGTACTGGGTGATCCTGCCCGAGTCGCTGCTGCGGCAGCCGATCCTGCCGCCGGAGCGGAACGCCGAACAGTGGGGGCGTATCGCGGACCTGGCGCGACGCCGTCGCATCGTTCCCCAGATCCTTCCGTGGAACTGCGGGGCGTATCCGCTGATGCTGGGCTCAGCCATGGTCATGACCTTTCCGGACGCGCCGCCTCTGGTGTACACGGAGGCGCAGTACAGCGGAGACACCATCGACGACCCGGCCCTCGTGAGGCAGTACCGCAAGGCATACGATCGGCTCAGGGCCGCCGCACTGCCCCCGGAGGCGTCCCTCGCCCTGATCGAGCAAGCGGCTGAGGATGACCGAAATGGCAAATCACGCGACTGA
- a CDS encoding class I SAM-dependent methyltransferase yields MSDDGQDLAEVQRTHWQNTYTTHPGMYGEEPSAPARHAAAVFHAAGARDVLELGAGHGRDALYFAREGFTVQATDFSAAGLEQLGAAARRQAVDRRVRTAVHDVRDPLPLPDASVDAVFAHMLLCMALSTEEIHALVGEIGRVLRPGGSFVYTVRHTGDAHYGTGTPHGDDVFEHGGFAVHFFPRDLVDALAEGWSLDEVHAFEEGDLPRQLWRVTQTRPGTPSV; encoded by the coding sequence GTGAGCGACGACGGGCAGGACCTGGCCGAGGTGCAGCGGACGCACTGGCAGAACACCTACACCACCCACCCGGGGATGTACGGCGAGGAACCGTCGGCGCCCGCTCGCCACGCGGCAGCCGTCTTCCATGCGGCCGGAGCCCGCGATGTCCTCGAACTCGGGGCCGGCCACGGCCGCGACGCCCTGTACTTCGCGCGTGAAGGGTTCACCGTCCAGGCGACCGACTTCTCCGCCGCCGGTCTGGAGCAACTGGGCGCCGCAGCCCGTCGGCAGGCAGTGGACCGCCGGGTGAGGACCGCGGTCCACGACGTCCGCGACCCCTTGCCGTTGCCGGACGCCTCCGTGGATGCGGTTTTCGCGCACATGCTGCTGTGCATGGCCCTGTCCACCGAGGAGATCCACGCCCTGGTCGGGGAGATCGGCAGGGTGCTGCGGCCCGGCGGCAGCTTCGTCTACACCGTCCGCCACACCGGCGACGCCCACTACGGCACCGGCACGCCCCACGGCGACGACGTCTTCGAACACGGCGGGTTCGCCGTGCACTTCTTCCCGCGCGACCTCGTCGACGCTCTCGCCGAGGGCTGGAGCCTGGACGAGGTCCACGCCTTCGAGGAGGGCGACCTGCCGCGTCAGCTCTGGCGGGTCACCCAGACACGGCCGGGTACGCCTTCGGTCTGA
- a CDS encoding N-acyl-D-amino-acid deacylase family protein, which translates to MEELVIRDADVVDGSGSDSYRADVVVDGGRIVSIVKEAAAAGCQRPKARRELDAEGLVLSPGFVDMHAHSDLALLRDPDHSAKAAQGVTLEVVGQDGLSYAPVDDRTLGEVRRAIAGWNGPGDDIDFDWRTVGEYLDRLDRGIAVNAAYLIPQGTVRALAVGWEDRAATPQELDRMRQSVAEGLEQGAVGMSSGLTYTPGMYARDAELTELCRVVTSYGGYYCPHHRSYGAGALQAYEEMVALTREAGCSLHLAHATMNFGVNKGRAPELLALLDEALAAGSDISLDTYPYTPGCTTLAAVLPSWASEGGPEETLRRLADPGTAERVRHDLEVTGSDGCHGVPVEWDTIEISGVGDPALADFVGRTVQESADRRGETCWETARGLLLADRLAPTILQHVGHEENVREIMRHRVHTGGSDGILQGAKPHPRAYGTFPHYLGHYVRELGVLSLEECVAHLTSRPAARLRLPDRGLVREGYKADLVLFDPATVAAGSTFAQPRTLPTGIPHVLVDGRFVIEDGRRTDVLAGRAVRRTPPA; encoded by the coding sequence ATGGAAGAACTCGTCATCCGGGACGCCGACGTCGTCGACGGCTCCGGCTCGGACTCCTACCGGGCCGATGTCGTGGTCGACGGCGGCCGGATCGTGTCGATCGTCAAGGAGGCCGCGGCGGCCGGCTGCCAGCGGCCGAAGGCGCGCCGGGAACTGGACGCCGAGGGCCTGGTCCTCTCCCCCGGTTTCGTCGACATGCACGCCCACAGCGACCTGGCGCTGCTGCGCGACCCCGACCACAGCGCCAAGGCCGCGCAGGGCGTCACCCTGGAGGTCGTCGGCCAGGACGGCCTGTCGTACGCACCGGTCGACGACCGCACGCTCGGCGAGGTGCGGCGGGCGATCGCCGGGTGGAACGGCCCGGGTGACGACATCGACTTCGACTGGCGCACGGTCGGCGAGTACCTGGACCGGCTGGACCGCGGGATCGCCGTGAACGCGGCCTACCTGATCCCGCAGGGCACGGTCCGGGCGCTCGCCGTCGGCTGGGAGGACCGCGCGGCCACACCGCAGGAGCTGGACCGGATGCGGCAGTCGGTGGCCGAGGGCTTGGAGCAGGGCGCCGTCGGCATGTCGTCGGGGCTGACGTACACCCCGGGCATGTACGCGCGGGACGCCGAACTGACCGAACTGTGCCGGGTGGTGACGTCGTACGGCGGCTACTACTGCCCGCACCACCGCTCCTACGGCGCCGGGGCCCTCCAGGCGTACGAGGAGATGGTGGCGCTGACCCGGGAGGCGGGCTGCTCCCTCCACCTCGCGCACGCCACCATGAACTTCGGCGTGAACAAGGGCCGGGCGCCCGAGCTGCTGGCCCTGCTGGACGAGGCGCTCGCGGCCGGGTCCGACATCAGCCTCGACACCTACCCGTACACACCGGGCTGCACGACGCTGGCGGCCGTGCTGCCGAGCTGGGCGAGCGAGGGCGGCCCGGAGGAGACCCTGAGGCGGCTGGCGGACCCCGGCACCGCGGAACGCGTCCGCCACGACCTGGAGGTCACCGGCTCGGACGGCTGCCACGGCGTGCCCGTCGAGTGGGACACGATCGAGATCTCCGGCGTGGGCGACCCGGCCCTGGCGGATTTCGTCGGCCGGACGGTCCAGGAGTCGGCGGACCGACGGGGCGAGACGTGCTGGGAGACCGCACGCGGGCTGCTGCTGGCCGACCGGCTGGCCCCGACCATCCTCCAGCACGTGGGCCACGAGGAGAACGTCCGGGAGATCATGCGCCACCGGGTGCACACCGGCGGCTCGGACGGCATCCTCCAGGGCGCGAAACCCCACCCGCGTGCCTACGGCACCTTCCCGCACTACCTCGGGCACTACGTCAGGGAGTTGGGGGTGCTGTCGCTGGAGGAGTGCGTCGCGCACCTCACGTCCCGCCCGGCGGCACGGCTCCGGCTGCCCGACCGGGGCCTGGTGCGCGAGGGGTACAAGGCCGACCTGGTGCTCTTCGACCCGGCAACGGTCGCGGCGGGCTCCACGTTCGCGCAGCCGCGCACGCTCCCGACGGGCATCCCGCACGTCCTGGTCGACGGCCGGTTCGTGATCGAGGACGGCCGGCGCACGGACGTACTGGCGGGCCGGGCGGTCCGCAGGACTCCTCCCGCGTGA
- a CDS encoding ArsR/SmtB family transcription factor, with protein MLTVASDIDVLARFGRALADPIRCRILIALRQAPAYPADLADALGVSRTRLSNHLACLRDCGLAVTVPDGRRTRYELADERLGHALDHLLAAVVAVETDKTCPDAAPEGCC; from the coding sequence GTGCTGACCGTTGCTTCCGACATCGACGTGCTGGCCCGCTTCGGCCGCGCGCTCGCCGACCCGATCCGCTGCCGGATTCTGATCGCCCTGCGCCAGGCGCCGGCCTACCCGGCCGACCTCGCCGACGCGCTCGGCGTCTCCCGCACCCGGCTGTCGAACCACCTGGCCTGCCTGCGGGACTGCGGCCTGGCCGTGACCGTCCCGGACGGGCGGCGTACCCGCTACGAACTCGCCGACGAACGCCTCGGCCACGCGCTCGACCACCTGCTCGCCGCGGTCGTGGCGGTGGAGACGGACAAGACCTGCCCCGACGCCGCACCGGAGGGCTGCTGCTGA
- a CDS encoding cation transporter, whose amino-acid sequence MVSVSLGPTPARREQLASRIRLLVAATITYNVVEAVVALTAGAVASSTALIGFGLDSVIEVSSAAAVAWQFSAREHAVRDAREKTTLRIIAVSFFALAAYVSVDAIRALAGPGEADRSITGIVLAALSLAVMPFLSAAQRRAGRELGSASAVADSKQTLLCTYLSAVLLVGLVLNATLGWSWADPIAGLAIAAIAIKEGRDAWQGKGCCAPAAASSAAPEAAADEDGCGCRPGCSCCS is encoded by the coding sequence ATGGTGTCCGTCTCCCTGGGGCCCACCCCGGCCCGTCGCGAGCAACTGGCGAGCCGCATACGGCTGCTGGTGGCCGCGACGATCACGTACAACGTCGTCGAGGCCGTCGTCGCGCTGACCGCCGGGGCCGTCGCCTCCTCCACCGCGCTGATCGGCTTCGGCCTCGACTCCGTCATCGAGGTCTCCTCCGCGGCCGCGGTCGCCTGGCAGTTCTCCGCCCGCGAGCACGCGGTCCGTGACGCCCGGGAGAAGACCACCCTGCGGATCATCGCCGTCTCCTTCTTCGCCCTGGCCGCCTACGTGAGCGTCGACGCGATCCGTGCGCTGGCCGGCCCCGGCGAGGCCGACCGCTCGATCACCGGCATCGTCCTGGCCGCGCTCTCCCTCGCGGTCATGCCGTTCCTGTCCGCCGCCCAGCGCAGGGCCGGCCGTGAGCTCGGCTCCGCCTCCGCGGTCGCGGACTCCAAGCAGACCCTGCTGTGCACGTACCTCTCCGCCGTTCTCCTCGTCGGCCTGGTTCTCAACGCCACCCTCGGCTGGTCCTGGGCCGACCCGATCGCCGGCCTCGCCATCGCCGCCATCGCCATCAAGGAAGGCCGCGACGCCTGGCAGGGCAAAGGCTGCTGTGCCCCCGCCGCGGCGAGCAGCGCGGCGCCGGAGGCCGCCGCGGACGAAGACGGGTGCGGCTGCCGTCCCGGCTGCTCCTGCTGCTCGTGA
- a CDS encoding sulfite exporter TauE/SafE family protein — protein sequence MEWTVWAGLAAGLLIAVVTAPVGVSGAVFLLPVHLSVFGVPSPAITPTNLLFNVVAGPGALWRYRRDGALRGGLARRLAVGTLPGVVLGAAIRVFALPGPGVFRLLIAILLLPLGLWLCVRTLAPARHRPDTAAEPSPAALTALALGVGVIGGIYGIGGGSLLGPVLAARGLPMTRVAPAALAATFATSVVGATAYAVLSLLSSGDVAPDWWLGLSCGVGGLVGGYLGARLQPRLPENALRLLLGVLATSVGGMYALQALT from the coding sequence GTGGAGTGGACGGTGTGGGCGGGGCTGGCCGCGGGACTGCTGATCGCGGTGGTGACCGCGCCGGTCGGGGTGTCCGGGGCGGTGTTCCTCCTTCCGGTCCACCTGAGCGTCTTCGGTGTGCCGAGTCCGGCGATCACGCCGACGAATCTCCTGTTCAATGTGGTGGCCGGGCCGGGCGCCCTGTGGCGGTACCGCCGCGACGGCGCTCTGCGCGGCGGCCTGGCCCGGCGCCTGGCCGTCGGCACCCTGCCCGGCGTCGTCCTCGGAGCCGCGATCCGCGTCTTCGCTCTCCCCGGCCCCGGCGTCTTCCGGCTCCTGATCGCCATCCTGCTGCTGCCGCTCGGCCTGTGGCTGTGCGTCCGTACCCTCGCCCCGGCCCGCCACCGGCCGGATACCGCGGCGGAACCGTCCCCGGCCGCGCTCACTGCCCTGGCTCTCGGGGTGGGCGTGATCGGCGGCATCTACGGCATCGGCGGCGGATCCCTCCTCGGGCCGGTCCTCGCCGCCCGCGGCCTGCCTATGACCCGGGTGGCGCCGGCCGCCCTCGCGGCCACGTTCGCCACCTCCGTCGTCGGTGCCACCGCGTATGCGGTCCTGTCCCTGCTCAGCTCCGGGGACGTCGCTCCCGACTGGTGGCTGGGGCTGTCCTGCGGGGTGGGCGGCCTGGTCGGCGGCTACCTGGGGGCCCGGCTTCAGCCCCGCCTGCCCGAGAATGCGCTGCGGCTCCTGCTCGGCGTTCTCGCCACCAGCGTCGGCGGGATGTACGCACTCCAGGCCCTGACGTGA
- a CDS encoding amino acid deaminase yields MTADSAQSLARLAAERVDHRFKGLPPDADGLTVAELAGQRRNLFTGGFATPVLALSAERLEHNLKLMETYAARHGLAFAPHGKTSMAPQLFQRQIEHGAWGITLAVPHQVRVARAFGTRRVFLANELVDAAALRWIAAELDADPDFELVCYVDSVRGVELMDAALRGATRPVDVVVELAAGEGARTGVRTEAECAAVADAVAGTRTLRLVGVAGYEGEVPKADTERVTAWLRRLVALAADFDKAGRFTGLDRIIVSAGGSAWFDAVAEVFAEIPELSLPVLKLLRSGAYVSHDDGHYRKLTPFNRVPEEGALEPAFRLWTQVVSRPSAEQAFVNAGKRDAAYDLDLPFAQVIRRDAAERPATGVSVTALSDQHAWLATTPEADLEVGDWVGLGLSHPCTSFDKWQLIPVAEADGTVVDYVRTFF; encoded by the coding sequence ATGACGGCCGACAGCGCCCAGTCCCTCGCCCGGCTCGCCGCCGAGCGCGTCGACCACCGCTTCAAGGGCCTCCCGCCGGACGCCGACGGGCTGACCGTCGCCGAGCTGGCCGGCCAGCGCCGCAACCTCTTCACGGGCGGCTTCGCGACGCCCGTGCTCGCGCTGTCCGCCGAGCGCCTGGAGCACAACCTGAAGCTCATGGAGACGTACGCGGCCCGGCACGGCCTCGCCTTCGCGCCGCACGGCAAGACCTCGATGGCACCGCAGCTGTTCCAGCGGCAGATCGAGCACGGGGCGTGGGGCATCACGCTGGCCGTGCCGCACCAGGTGCGGGTGGCGCGGGCCTTCGGGACGCGGCGCGTGTTCCTCGCCAACGAGCTGGTCGACGCGGCGGCCCTGCGCTGGATCGCGGCCGAACTGGACGCCGACCCGGATTTCGAGCTGGTGTGTTACGTCGACTCGGTGCGGGGGGTCGAGCTGATGGACGCCGCCCTGCGGGGTGCCACGCGCCCCGTGGACGTCGTGGTCGAGCTCGCCGCGGGCGAGGGCGCCCGGACCGGTGTCCGTACGGAGGCGGAGTGCGCGGCGGTCGCGGACGCCGTGGCGGGCACGCGGACGCTGCGGCTCGTCGGCGTCGCGGGCTACGAGGGCGAGGTGCCGAAGGCCGACACCGAGCGGGTGACGGCGTGGCTGCGGCGGCTGGTCGCGCTCGCCGCCGACTTCGACAAGGCCGGACGGTTCACCGGGCTGGACCGGATCATCGTCAGCGCGGGCGGCAGCGCCTGGTTCGACGCGGTCGCCGAGGTCTTCGCGGAGATCCCCGAACTCTCCCTTCCCGTACTGAAGTTGCTGCGCTCGGGCGCGTACGTCTCGCACGACGACGGCCACTACCGCAAGCTGACCCCGTTCAACCGGGTCCCCGAGGAGGGCGCGCTGGAGCCGGCGTTCCGCCTGTGGACGCAGGTGGTGTCACGCCCCTCCGCCGAGCAGGCCTTCGTCAACGCGGGCAAGCGGGACGCGGCCTACGACCTCGACCTGCCCTTCGCCCAGGTGATCCGCCGGGACGCCGCCGAGCGCCCGGCGACGGGCGTGTCCGTGACGGCCCTGTCGGACCAGCACGCCTGGCTCGCCACCACGCCGGAGGCGGACCTGGAGGTCGGCGACTGGGTCGGGCTCGGGCTGTCCCACCCGTGCACCTCGTTCGACAAGTGGCAGCTGATCCCCGTCGCGGAGGCGGACGGCACGGTCGTCGACTACGTCCGCACGTTCTTCTAG
- a CDS encoding DUF397 domain-containing protein, which translates to MANHATDLSAAVWRKSTYSNGSGGDCVEVAEAFPGAARWRKSTYSNGDGGNCLEVCDAHTAVVPVRDSKVPHGPVLTITAPAWTSFVTSLKPAPDA; encoded by the coding sequence ATGGCAAATCACGCGACTGACTTGAGCGCGGCCGTCTGGCGTAAGAGCACCTACAGCAACGGCAGCGGTGGCGACTGCGTCGAGGTGGCCGAGGCCTTCCCCGGCGCCGCCCGCTGGCGCAAGAGCACCTACAGCAACGGCGACGGCGGCAACTGCCTCGAAGTCTGCGACGCCCACACCGCCGTCGTCCCCGTCCGCGACTCCAAGGTCCCCCACGGCCCGGTCCTCACCATCACGGCCCCGGCCTGGACGTCCTTCGTCACGTCCCTCAAGCCGGCACCTGACGCATGA
- a CDS encoding ATP-binding protein has product MRPAVALELLATPGEVSGVRRALRSYGTDVQLCASELVTNVIRHVGEGVPVTVRVWREEGGRVRLGVTDPDPRALPVLVGGDGAAGARAEAESGRGLALLDALAVRWGVEQEAGRKTVWCELFTDAEPIAATAADTPGTPERSGRRRRSAGALGHPSARS; this is encoded by the coding sequence ATGCGGCCGGCGGTGGCGCTGGAGTTGCTCGCGACACCCGGCGAGGTGTCCGGTGTGCGGCGGGCGCTGCGCTCGTACGGGACCGACGTGCAGCTCTGCGCGAGCGAGCTCGTCACGAACGTGATCCGGCACGTCGGGGAGGGCGTCCCCGTGACGGTGCGGGTGTGGCGGGAGGAGGGCGGGCGGGTCCGGCTGGGGGTCACCGATCCGGACCCCCGGGCCTTGCCCGTCCTCGTCGGAGGGGACGGAGCGGCCGGCGCCCGGGCCGAGGCGGAATCCGGCCGAGGTCTGGCGCTGCTGGACGCGCTGGCCGTGCGGTGGGGCGTAGAGCAGGAGGCGGGCCGCAAGACGGTGTGGTGCGAGCTGTTCACCGACGCCGAACCCATCGCCGCCACCGCCGCCGACACCCCGGGCACGCCCGAGCGCTCCGGCCGACGTAGGCGGTCGGCCGGAGCGCTCGGTCATCCATCGGCACGTTCGTGA
- a CDS encoding S1 family peptidase, with amino-acid sequence MRKPLAAAFCALAIAGAGAAPAAAADAAPTGVGKTADTGSATSAVSGVVSSVEQTLSGLRGPQTKAVNFAGTVALSNCSGSVVRMPDAEDNDPALVMTNGHCLESGFPGPGEVLVDKASSRTFTLLNASGSRVATLRAAKLAYGTMTDTDVALYQLTTTYAQIKSSYNINALTLSDSHPVAGTAIGIPSGYWKRIYSCSIDGFVPTLKEGDWTWKDSVRYTSACNTIGGTSGSPVVDQATNKVVAINNTGNEDGERCTVNNPCEVDANGTVTVRKGINYAQQTYGIPACVGIDSKLDLSASGCTLPKP; translated from the coding sequence ATGAGAAAACCTCTCGCCGCCGCGTTCTGCGCCCTGGCGATAGCCGGGGCCGGCGCGGCCCCCGCGGCCGCTGCCGATGCCGCCCCCACGGGCGTCGGCAAGACCGCGGACACGGGCTCGGCCACCTCCGCCGTCTCCGGCGTGGTCTCGTCCGTGGAGCAGACGCTGTCCGGCCTCCGCGGTCCGCAGACCAAAGCGGTGAACTTCGCCGGCACCGTCGCGCTCAGCAACTGCTCCGGCTCCGTCGTCCGCATGCCGGACGCCGAGGACAACGACCCGGCGCTCGTGATGACCAACGGCCACTGCCTGGAGTCCGGGTTCCCCGGCCCCGGCGAGGTCCTCGTCGACAAGGCGTCCAGCCGCACCTTCACCCTGCTCAACGCCTCCGGCTCGCGCGTCGCCACCCTGCGCGCCGCCAAGCTGGCCTACGGCACGATGACCGACACGGACGTCGCGCTGTACCAGCTCACCACCACGTACGCGCAGATCAAGAGCTCGTACAACATCAACGCGCTGACGCTGAGCGACAGTCACCCGGTCGCCGGCACCGCCATCGGTATCCCCTCCGGCTACTGGAAGCGCATCTACAGCTGCTCCATCGACGGGTTCGTCCCCACCCTGAAGGAGGGCGACTGGACCTGGAAGGACTCGGTCCGCTACACCTCCGCCTGCAACACCATCGGCGGCACGTCCGGCTCGCCCGTCGTCGACCAGGCCACCAACAAGGTCGTCGCCATCAACAACACCGGCAACGAGGACGGTGAGCGCTGCACGGTGAACAACCCCTGCGAGGTCGACGCGAACGGCACCGTGACCGTCCGCAAGGGCATCAACTACGCCCAGCAGACCTACGGGATCCCGGCCTGCGTCGGGATCGACAGCAAGCTCGACCTGAGCGCGAGCGGCTGCACCCTGCCCAAGCCGTAA
- a CDS encoding SCO4983 family protein, with protein MYEPIRAKSVHSTVDGPNPDFPHRSREEELDIQLAGHLAALLAVTDELRATQSSADLDRAAERLAEQVGRLRGGRAPVRAAMSGRRDRGTAALHQRAHALAGRALVVAASRADTAAAILAAERMDAHTAALDPRELASR; from the coding sequence ATGTACGAACCGATCCGCGCCAAGTCGGTCCACAGCACGGTGGACGGCCCCAACCCCGACTTCCCCCACCGTTCCCGCGAGGAAGAACTGGACATCCAGCTCGCGGGCCACCTCGCCGCCCTGCTCGCGGTCACGGACGAGCTGCGTGCGACGCAGTCCTCGGCCGACCTGGACAGGGCGGCGGAGCGGCTCGCGGAGCAGGTGGGCCGGCTGCGCGGGGGACGCGCTCCGGTGCGCGCCGCCATGAGCGGCAGGCGCGACCGCGGTACGGCGGCCCTGCACCAGCGGGCGCACGCCCTGGCGGGCCGGGCGCTGGTCGTCGCCGCCTCTCGCGCCGACACGGCGGCGGCGATCCTGGCCGCCGAGCGGATGGACGCCCACACGGCGGCCCTGGACCCGCGCGAGCTCGCGTCCCGCTGA
- a CDS encoding pyridoxal phosphate-dependent aminotransferase: MQVIQSTKLANVCYEIRGPVLEEAMRLEAAGHRILKLNTGNPAAFGFECPPEILEDVLRNVSSAHGYGDAKGLLAARRAVVMHNQTLGIETDVEHVFIGNGVSELIVMAMQGLLDDGDEVLVPAPDYPLWTAAVSLSGGTAVHYRCDEQADWMPDLADIERKVTDRTKALVIINPNNPTGAVYDEAMIKGLTDIARRHNLLVCSDEIYDKILYDGATHTPTASVAPDLLTLTFNGMSKAYRVAGYRVGWMSISGPRAHADSYIEGLTILANMRLCANMPGQHGVVAALSGRQTINDLVLPGGRLREQRDTAYELLTQIPGVSCVKPKGALYLFPRLDPKVFKIKDDRRMVLDLLRREKIMVVQGTGFNWPEPDHFRVVTLPTVGDLTDAIGRIGHFLDGYSQA; the protein is encoded by the coding sequence ATGCAGGTGATCCAGTCGACCAAGCTCGCCAACGTCTGTTACGAGATCCGGGGCCCGGTTCTCGAGGAGGCGATGCGCCTGGAAGCGGCAGGGCACCGCATCCTCAAGCTGAACACCGGCAACCCGGCAGCGTTCGGCTTCGAGTGCCCGCCGGAGATCCTGGAGGACGTCCTCCGGAACGTGTCGTCGGCACACGGCTACGGAGACGCCAAGGGCCTGCTGGCCGCGCGCCGGGCCGTCGTGATGCACAACCAGACCCTCGGCATCGAGACCGACGTCGAGCACGTCTTCATCGGCAACGGCGTGTCCGAGCTGATCGTGATGGCGATGCAGGGCCTGCTGGACGACGGCGACGAGGTCCTCGTACCCGCGCCCGACTACCCGCTGTGGACCGCCGCCGTCTCCCTGTCCGGCGGCACCGCCGTGCACTACCGCTGCGACGAGCAGGCCGACTGGATGCCGGACCTCGCCGACATCGAGCGCAAGGTCACCGACCGCACCAAGGCGCTCGTGATCATCAACCCCAACAACCCGACGGGGGCCGTCTACGACGAGGCGATGATCAAGGGCCTGACCGACATCGCCCGCCGGCACAACCTGCTCGTCTGCTCCGACGAGATCTACGACAAGATCCTCTACGACGGGGCCACGCACACCCCGACCGCCTCCGTCGCCCCGGACCTGCTCACCCTCACCTTCAACGGCATGTCGAAGGCCTACCGGGTGGCCGGCTACCGGGTGGGCTGGATGTCGATCTCCGGGCCGCGCGCCCACGCCGACTCCTACATCGAGGGTCTGACGATCCTGGCGAACATGCGTCTGTGCGCGAACATGCCCGGGCAGCACGGGGTCGTCGCGGCACTCAGCGGGCGCCAGACGATCAACGACCTGGTACTGCCGGGCGGACGGCTGCGGGAGCAGCGGGACACGGCGTACGAGCTGCTGACCCAGATCCCCGGGGTGAGCTGCGTGAAACCGAAGGGGGCGCTCTACCTCTTCCCGCGCCTCGACCCCAAGGTCTTCAAGATCAAGGACGACCGCCGCATGGTCCTTGACCTGCTCCGGCGCGAGAAGATCATGGTCGTCCAGGGCACGGGCTTCAACTGGCCGGAGCCGGACCACTTCCGGGTGGTGACCCTGCCGACGGTGGGGGACCTGACCGACGCCATAGGGCGCATCGGCCACTTCCTGGACGGCTACAGCCAGGCCTGA